The Syntrophobacterales bacterium genome contains the following window.
ATTTCGCCCACAATCCGGCGAAGATAGCCGCTGCCGTAAACGCGGCAAGAGGCCTCTCGGGGCGCATCGTTGCTGTGTACCAGCCTCACGGGTTTGGTCCCACGAGGTTTCTGAAAGATGAATACATTTCGACCTTCCAAGCCGTCTTTCGACGGGAAGACTCACTATATCTTCTGCCGATTTATTACGGTGGAGGCACAGCGGAAAAGAACATCGCCTCGGAGGATATCGTAAACGGTTTGGGCCTCGTGCCATTTCATGCCTGTGCGGTAACGAGCCGCAGCGAACTACTGGCGGGATTGATAGCTGACGTGACGCCGGGCGACTGTGTTCTCGTAATGGGAGCCAGAGATCCGTCGCTGCCCGCTCTTGTGAGGAAAGTGGTCAATCTTTTTGGCGGAACAAAGAGAAAAGGTGTGACCGTCCAGTCATCGGAATAACAAATTTCTTGTCCGGAGGAATAATTTTCAACAGCCTGGTCCGGGCATGTTGTCGGAAACCCCGGAAACCTTTGAGGGTATTCACTCAGCGTTATCCGGAGTGAGCGTTCTTGATGCCCATGTGTATGACGGCAATCCCGTTCGATACCCGCCGGTAAGTGACCTCGTGAAAGCCTATTTTTTCAAGCATTCCTTTTAGTTCCTCGGGAGGAGGGAAGACCCGGATTGACTCAGGCAGATAGGTATACGCCTTTCGGGAGCCCACGATGAGGAGTCCAAGAAGAGGCATGATGGAAAAGGAATAGAGGTCATACAGCCACCGGAACGGTGTGAAGACTGGTTTAGAGAATTCGAGGCACATGAGCTGTCCACCTGGTTTCAACACCCGGTGCATCTCCCTGAAACCTAGCTCAATGTGAGTCAGGTTCCTGATTCCAAAACCTACCATGGCGGCGTCAAATTGGTTGGACCCGAAGGAGATGCACTCCGCGTCGCCTTGGACATAGAGGGCTTTTCTCCTTGCCTCTGCATTGACCTGTTTCTTTCTCCCTGTGACCATCATCTTTCTGTTGATGTCGTAAAGCACTACCTGTCCGGTAGGATGAACCTTCTTCATTGCGAGTATGGAAAGGTCGCCGGTGCCGGCGCACACGTCTATGACACTGTCTCCTGGCTTAAGAACGAGCATCCGAACGGCCGTTCTCTTCCAGAGGTAATGTATTCCGAAACTGAGCAGGGTATTCATCATATCGTATTTCTGCGCTACGGCGTCGAAATGATGTCGTACCCAGTTGACCTTCTCATGGGCTGGAATCTTTTGATAACCGAAATCGGCGGTCTCCATATCTTTCATGGCGTCATCCCTTCCTTGAGTCTTGCCTTCACCGTCATCAGCTTTTAAGAGGAACTATGCCGACTTCTTCCCTCTATAAAGTCTTTGATCTTTTAACTTCACTGACAACGCCATTATACCAGAGAGCAAAACAATCCTCCAGTGCTGGATGCCGCTGTTAAAAATGTTTATGAATATATAATCCAATTTGTATACTATATTTTTAGCTTTAATTTATTAAGGGGTGATAATATTTATCATGTTCCAATGCACATTCACTCTAAACAATCAGCCAATGAGTTTCATCAAAGGACCTGGTTTTGAGTACGAGGCGTATTCGGGATAACTTGAATATCGCAACAAGGTTGCGTTTCAATGCACGCCCATGTTCGGTGCGATCCCGAATTGGTCGCTATGCAATAGCAGACAGGGAAAGCGGTGGTCTGAAAAGTAAGATTATCGCCGCAATTAAGTCAATAAAGAAGCTCTAGCAACCGTTTTGACTGGTTTGTCTTATACGTCTTGGATAATCGAATAGACGACGAAGTGTTTTGCAATGGAGTAAGGCGTGGTGAATTCCGACTTCATCCTGGCGGATCGCCAGGCAGAAGCTCCGGCTGTGTAACTTTGCCTAACAGTGGTGATTTTCGCATGTTGCGCCATAGGATAATTGCCCAAAGATGTATTATCCCGGGGCACAACTTTGAGGTTTATGGCGTTCTCAATAGTTATTGCGTAAACTGTTTAAGATCGTTCGTAAGACCGTTCTGTGGCTTTTTTGGATCTTTGTTATTCACCTGCTATACTGTGCTTTTATATCAGGTACGCGCTTAATTAAGTTACCCAGAATGGGCACACAAACCAGTCACTGGATAATTTTGACGTTTGAAACTTCACCGGAAGATGCGGATTGTGTCGCCCTATCGTTTCTTGCCGCTGTACATCTTGCATTAATCGCCGTATCTTTCGGTTTACTCTGCTTAGGCTTTAGGTGGTGGAAGCGGAAAAAAGAAAAAGCATCAGAGCGCTTGATTTTATCATAAATATATGGACGTTTGAGCCTGGAAGATTTATAGGTGACCCAAACCACTTCAATGTGAGACTAAACAACTACTATACAAACCGTAGAAGTCTGTGATTAAGGAAAGTTGGGAGGGAGTATCCTGACGAAGGAATACCGTTTGTCCGCTTAAATAAGAATGCTGTTTCATGTCTGGTAGATATCCAGATCGGTCTTTTCCGCGGCACTCCTTCTGTCAAGAGAAAAGGCAAATCGCATTTGTATCAACAGAGAAAGTGAGTGTTTACAATAAGGTTTGTTGATACTTATAAAGTTGCACAAAAAAAATTCCGAGAAAGTTAAGTTTGTTCTTGACAAGCAACCGTCAATCATAATAAAAAACATGTGAAATAAATAACAACTTTATGGATACTTTAAGCCAATTTTTCCCTGTTCTGGTCTTTTTTCTGGTGGCGATTGTATTTGCAATTGTGCCGGTGGCGGTCCCGTATTTTCTGGCTCCCCGGACTGCAGGAAAAAAGACACTGTCTACTTATGAATGTGGAGTAGAACCTTTCGGCGGAGCATGGATAAGATACAGCGCGGCTTATTATATTTATGCGCTCATTTTCATTGCTTTTGATGTTGATGTCCTATACCTGTTCCCTGTGGCCATGAGTTATACTAGGGGAGCAAACATGTATGAGTTCTACTCATTGATTATCTTTGTTGCAATCCTTGCGTTTGCAATAATCTATGCATGGGGAAAAGGAGTATTCACCTGGAAACGAAAGATGCAATTATAAAATTTGCGCTCCTTGACGACATCCTTAACCTCGCCCGGGCGAATTCGCTTTGGCCTATGACGTTTGGCCTTGCATGTTGCGCAATTGAGATGATGTCTACCGCCATGGCAAAATTCGACCTTGCCCGGTTCGGCGCCGAGATTTTCAGGCCGTCACCCCGGCAGGCGGATGTCATGATTGTATCAGGCACTGTTACAAAGAAAATGGCGCCCCTGCTCGTGACTCTATACGAACAGATGCCGGCACCGAAGTGGGTAATCGCCATGGGCAACTGTGCCATATCGGGCGGTCCTTTTTTGTTTGAAGACCAGTATAATCTCGTTGAAGGAGTTGACCTTCTCGTTCCCGTGGATGTCTATGTGCCAGGTTGTCCTCCAAGACCGGAAGCTCTCCTTGAAGGTCTTCTTAAGTTGGAGGAAAAACTGACCGGAAAAAGAAGGTTCCCTACGCCAGAGGCAAAATGGTAACAGATATTCTGGAAAAATTAAAAACGACTATTGGAGCGGCGGAAATTTCGGAGGTCTCTTATGAGGAGAGAGGCTACCATATCAGTGTAGCGGCTTCCAAAGAAACCCTCCACAATGTCATAAAATTCTTTGACGACAGAAAATTTTATTTCGAAGATATGCTCTGTGTCGACTACAAGGATTATCTTGAAGTCGTCTATTTCTTTAATAATTACCGCTTTCTGTGTCGGGTGAAAGTAACCTTAAAAGTAGACCCGGCGAATCCTCACGTGGCCACTATGTCTGGCATATTCGATGGGGCTGCTTGGTATGAGAGGGAAATTCATGAGTTCTTTGGAGTGGTTTTTGATGGCCACCCCAATATGGGGTATCTATTTCTCCATGACGGCATAGAATTTTATCCCCTCCGCAAAGGGAAAGTGCGCATTCCGCCGGAAGATCGGGAGCGGCTCGCGTACTTTAAAGTAGATGAGCAGGAAGATGCATTTACCGTCAATTTCGGACCTCAGCACCCCAGCACCCATGGTGTTTTGCGTGTCGTAGTGAAGATGAACGGGGAGTATGTGGAGGCGGCGGAGCCAGTCCTCGGGTATCTTCACAGGATGCAGGAAAAAATGGGTGAAAACCGGGGTTTTATGCAGTTCTTGCCCAACACGAGCAGGATGGACTATCTTGGGCCCATGAGCTTTAATGCCGCATATGTAAGTGCAGTGGAAAAGCTGTGCAAAATTTCTGTTCCCGAGAGAGCTAATATTATAAGAGCGATCACCATTGAATTGAACAGGATCTCAAGCCACCTTCTCTGGCTTGGCGCGTATCTGGCCGACTTGGGTGGCCTTACGCCTTTCCTCTATGTGTTTGACGACAGAGAGCAGATAAACGACATCCTTGAACGCATAACGGGATCGAGACTCACTTACTGCTATATGAGATTTGGTGGTCTCTACAATGACGTAGATGAAAAGTTCATAGAGGGGACGAGGGCTTTTATAGCGAGAATGTACGATCGTTTGAAAATGTACGACACTCTTGTCACGAAGAATGTTATATTCATAAATAGGACAAAGGGCATAGGTATACTGGATGAGGAAGGAGCTAGGAAATATGGGTTCTCCGGTCCTGTACTCCGAAGCGTGGGAGTGCCCTATGATATCAGAAAAACCGAACCCTATGCGGCGTACGGCCGAATTAACTTTGATGTACCGATCGGAAAGAGCGGTGATGTACTTGACCGGTACATGGTAAGAGTTCACGACATGGAAGTCAGCATGAAAATCATTAAGCAGTCTTTGGACATGCTTAGTGACGGTCCTTATGTTGCCGAAAAGGTGCCGAAGAAGATGAAGCCTGTTGCGGGGGATGTCTACCAGGCCGCTGAGTCTCCGCGAGGAGAGGTCGGGGTTTATATAGTGAGCGATGGGACTGATACCCCTTACAGGATGCACTGGCGGGTGCCCTCTTTCTCGAACCTTATAATCTTCCCGTACCTTGCTCCAGGGACACTGATAGCTGATGCCATATCTATTTTAGGGAGTCTTGATCTTTGTATACCGGAGATAGATAGGTGAAAAACAGGATTCTGGAAACCAGGAATATAGTATGAATTGGATCATTGATTTAGTCGGGAAAGATTTAATGTGGTTGGTCGCCGGTCTCGTGGGCGTGATTGCCATGATAGTTATCAACACAGTCATCCTGACATGGGTTGAGCGTAAGGTTTCGGGTCACATGCAGAGAAGAATAGGCCCGAAAGAAGTTGGTCCGTACGGTCTTATTCAGGCTATTGCGGACAGTCTGAAGCTGTTAGGTAAAGATATTATTACCCCCGGACACGTTGAAAGGCCGCTCTACTTTCTTGCTCCAATAGTCATTATTATCCCGGTTCTTGTTTCTTTCGTTGTTATTCCTTTCAGTTCTTTTCTTCAAGTAAAAGATATTGATGTGGGGATACTTGTAATTTTTGCTTTCTCATCGCTGACCGTACTCTCCCTTCTTCTTGCTGGGTGGGGTTCGAACAACAAATATTCCCTTATCGGCGCCATGAGGAGCGTTGCCCAGAACATTGCCTACGAAATACCTCTTCTCCTCACTCTTCTCCCTGTTATCCTTATGTGTAATTCCTTGTCCCTCCGGGATATTGTGGAGGCGCAGAAGGATGTATGGTTTGTACTGTATCATCCAATCCCCTTCTTAATCTACTTTATCGCAGGGGTAGCGGAGACCAACAGGACGCCCTTTGACCTCGCCGAGGCAGAAAGCGAACTCGTGGCCGGCTTTCATACCGAGTATTCAGGCATGAGATTCGCCCTGTTCTTTATGGCGGAGTACACCAATATATTTATTGTCAGTGCTATAGCTGCCATATTTTTCCTTGGTGGTTACCAGGGGCCCATCCTGCCGGGAATCGTCTGGTTCTTCATAAAGACATATTTTCTGGTTTTTGTAATAGTATGGTTCAGATGGACCTTCCCGAGGGTGAGGTTTGACCAGTTGCTTAACTTCTCATGGAAAATACTGATACCAGTCTCGTTTTTGTGGTTGCTAATCTGTGGAGGTTTGCTGAAGATACTATGATGCTACCAGCTGAGATCATAAAAGGCGCAGCTTCTCTCATCATGGGTATGGGAGTCACACTCAAGGCTTTTTTCATGCCTGTAGTGACCACGCAGTATCCACGGGAGACCCTTGAACTGCCGGAAAGGTTCCGGGGTCATATAAAGCTTATCGGTGATCCTGATGTGCCTGACCGGACGAAATGTATAGTATGTATGGCTTGTATAAGGGCGTGCCCTTCTGGGACCATAAAGAAGATTGAGGGTGAGAAGAAAGAGGGCGAAAAGAAGAAGACATGCACGGAGTACATGCTTGATTTTACGACATGCAGTCAGTGCGGGATATGCGTGGAAGTATGCCCCGTGGACGCTCTTGATTTCTCCCATGATTATAATATCGCGGTCCACACACGAGCAGAATGTACATTTGATCTTGTGAAAGAATACGAGAAGAGGAAATAGATGACCCTCGGCGAAATAATTTTTGTCTTCATGACGCTTGTTACCATCTTCGGAGCTCTCGCTACGGTGTTGATGAGTTCCATGATCTATGCTCTAATTGGACTGATAGTCACCATGTTCGGTATTGCGGGTCTTTATGTATATCTCAACGCCCCGTTTGTAGCCATGATGCAGATCCTCATATACGTGGGAGCCATCTGTATTCTGATTGTTTTTGCCGTCATGATTGCCGGTCCGCATTATCTTCGCAGGAGGCCCATTAAAGAGTGGAAGATAAGCAAGCTCCTGATAGCGTTTGCTATCTCCGTTTTTACCTTCCTCATCTTTTTGACCTTTATAAGAGGAAATTTCGATGGGGATGGCAAAATGGCGCTAATTAACACCAAAGATTTGGGGAGGGCTCTGTTCGATACATATGCGTTCCCTTTTGAGTTGATCTCTTTGCTAATCATGGTGAGCATAGTGGGCGCAATTATGCTTGTCCTTTCCTCTAAGGAGGAAAAATGACGGACACTCTTCTCTTCAATAACCTGTACGTATATCTCTTTGTCGCTCTCTTCCTTATTTCGGCGGGAATATTGGGCGTTCTTTACAGGAAGACACTTATTGGGATGCTTATCTCTTTGGAACTTGTTATGAATGGGGTAGGTCTGAATTTTGTGGCCTTGAGTAGGCTAAACAATGGAAGCGGCGTGGCGGGACAAGTCTTTACCCTATTTATTATGGGTATTGCGGCGGCGGAGGCCGCCATAGCCTTAGGTCTCATTATTTTCATATTCCGGAGATACAGGCATATAGAAAGTGAAAAGTTGAAGGAGATGAAGGACTGATAGACTATGCTGATTGAAAGTATACAACCCCTTATACCCATAGTAATCGTTCTTGTGACGACTCTCCTCATATCTCTGTCAGGGAAAAAGCCGAATCTGCGGGAATTTTGGTCCTTAGCCGGCGCTGTGCTGACCTTCATATCCGTGGCGGTCATGGTTCCGGTAATAATGCACGGAGGTAAGATTGTATATACCCTCTCGACCATAGCGCCTGGCATCTCCCTCAATTTCAGAGTAGACGCACTCTCCTTGATTTTCGGTATTGTATCTTCTTTTCTCTGGATTTTCGCGACGTCATATAATATTGGCTATATGAGGTCCTTGGATGAGCATGCTCAGACACGGTATTACACATGCTTCGCCATTGCTATACTCGGGGCCCAGGGTGTTGCCTTTTCTGGAAGCCTTTTTTCGCTATATCTTTTTTATGAGATCATTACCATTTTTACATATCCTCTCGTTGCCCACCATCAGGATCAGGATGGCTACGGTGGGGCGAAGAAGTACATCGTATATCTCATGGGTACATCAAAGGGGTTTCTCCTTCCGGCAGTGGTACTTACATGGGTTTTTACGGGTACCCTTGATTTTGCTGACAATATAACAGGCGGGATTTTTCCGAAAGATGCTAACGGTGTGTGGGTGAGTGTCACCTACGTGCTATTTATTGCAGGGTTCGCAAAGGCTGCCATTATGCCTCTCCACAACTGGCTTCCTTCGGCTATGGTTGCACCTACGCCTGTGAGTGCGTTGCTCCATGCAGTGGCTGTTGTGAAAGCGGGTGTCTTCTGCATCTCTAGAGTGATGCTTTCCACTTTCGGTGTGGAGTTGTTGCAGAACCTTAATTTGGGTCTTTACACGGCATACGCGGTCTCCTTCACTATACTGACGGCTTCGGTGATAGCACTTACAAAAGATGATCTGAAGGCAAGACTTGCATACTCCACCGTGAGTCAGCTTTCCTATGTTGTCCTTGGGATAGCTCTTCTTGACGTGCCCGGTATTACCGGTGGTATTATCCATATAGTGAATCACGGCTTCAGCAAAATCACCCTGTTTTTTTGCGCTGGAGCCATTTATGTGGCAACCCACAAGAAAAAGATTAGCGATATGGCAGGCATAGGATATGCAATGCCCTTTACCATGGGTGCTTTTGCCATTGGCTCTTTGAGTATGATAGGAGCTCCCCCCGTGGCAGGTTTTGTCACGAAATGGTATTTGCTGAATGGTGCTTTGGAGATCCATAACATCCCTATCCTTGTCGTGCTCATGGCAAGCACGATCCTGAACGCCGGTTATTTTGCGCCCATAACGATCAAGGCATTTTTCGAAGGAAGAAAGCAGGGATGGACAAAGGCTGATATAAAAGAGGCACCTATCACGATGGTAGTCCCTCTTGTGCTTGCTTCGCTTATCTCAGTTGCTCTCGGTCTCTTTCCGAGCTTTTTCACTAATCTCATAGGAAGGCTCTTCTCATGATACTAAAGTGGATTGAGTTTCTGCGGGCCCATATGGGCGGGTTAAAGACGGTTTTAATTGTTTACCTGGTAGCCTTGGGTGTGTTTGATGTCATGCAGTCGCGGGTCCACGCCCACTATCTGATTGATAAGATCTATTTATACTGGACCCTATTCGGGAGTATAGGTTGTTTCATCCTTATTAAAGTAGCAAAGGGTATTGCCCATCTATTTCTGGGAAAAGACGAGGATTTTTATGGATAAGTGGATTCATCCGGCTATCTTTTTTTTCATCGGGAGTCTCCTGCTTCCTTTCTTTAAAGGGAAAGCAAAGAAAGGGCTGGCCCTTCTTATCCCCATCCTTTCTATTATCGACGTAGCCATGATGCGCGAGGGAATGTACGGCGTTTGCCGCTTTCTTAATACGGACATTCTTATTGGCAGGGTGGACAAACTGAGCCTTATCTTTGCCTGGGTCTTTACCATCATGGCCTTTCTCGGCGCTCTTTATGGTCTTCACCGGAAGGAAGACGGACACTACATAGCCGGTTCCTTTTATATCGGGGGTTCCTTAGGGGCCATCTTCGCAGGGGATTATCTGACACTCTTTGTGTTTTGGGAAGTCATGGCTTTCTCGTCGGTCTTCCTTGTCTGGTATCGGAGAGTGCAGAGGTCTGTTGACGCTGGGTATCGCTACCTCTTGGTGCACGTCTTTGGCGGACTCTGTTTCTTTATGGGCATGATGCTCTATTATTCAAAGACAGGTAATTTTGTTTTCACGAGAATTCTGCCGGATCATGCCGGTGTCGCAGAATATCTTATTCTCGCCGGTTTTTGCCTTAATGCGGCTGTCATCCCCCTTCATGCGTGGCTCCCTGATGCGTATCCTGAATCTACGGTAGAAGGAGCGGTGCTTATGTGTGCTTTTACCACGAAAACCGCTGTCTATGTGCTTGCGCGGGGTTTTCCCGGGTTTGAGGTGCTGGCCATAATGGGGACCGCCATGACGGTGTACGGGGTGTTCTACGCTGTTATAGAAAATGATATACGTCGGGTCTTGGCTTACCATATTGTAAGTCAGGTGGGATACATGGTTGCTGGTGTGGGAATTGGGACGGACCTTGCCCTTAATGGGGCGTGTGCACATGCGTTTGCCCATATCCTTTACAAGGCGCTCCTATTCATGGGCGCTGGGTCGGTGCTGTATATGACGGGTACGGCAAAACTGTCTAAGTTGGGTGGACTCTATAAGTATATGCCCCTCACGATGATTTTCTACATTGTAGGCGCCATATCTATTTCGGGATTCCCGTTCTTCAGCGGTTTTGTGAGCAAATCAATGATTACTGCGTCAGCCCATGAGACAGGGAGGCTCTGGCTCTTCACTTTCATGAACCTTGCTGGGATCGGTACATTCCTTTCGGTGGGCCTGAAGGTTACGTATTTCGCATTTTTCGCCAAAGAAGCACCCATAAAGGCGAAAGAGCCTCCAAAGAACATGCTCTGGGCTATGGGACTTACATCTGCCTTATGTTTTATAATCGGTATTTATCCTGATTCACTTTACGCACTTCTGCCGTATAATGCCGAATATCATCCGTACACGTCTCACCACTTTGCAGAGATGTTGCAGATATTATCTTTCACCGGTCTTGTATTCTTCCTCCTAGTGAAAAAACTGAGTCCTGAAGACAAGATGAATTTGGATCTCGACTATTTCTACAGGAAGGGCGGGAAAATCTTTATGTGGATAGATAACAAGATCATTGCTCCCATTGATGGATTCTGGGGTGAATTGTATAAGACATTGGCGCTTAAGGCGCTTTTCGGAAAGGCCAAAGCTTCGTATGGCTTCGATAGGCACGTAATCGACGGAATCGTGGACGGATCAGCTTTGACCGTAAAGACTGTCGGGTTGGTGGTGAGGAAGCTTCAGACGGGGAAAATTCAGGCCTATATCGGTATGGCTTTGGTGATATTTTTCTCCATCGTCTGGTTTATTACAATGGGTAGGTAAATAAATGATGCATATGGACCAAATTTTGATAATGAACCACTTAGATTTTCCGATTCTATCGACAACGATATTTTTACCACTTGTAGGGGCATGTCTGCTCCTCTTTCTTCGCAATGACACGGTTATAAAGGTGACGGCTTCCGTTACGGGCCTGATCAACTTCGTGATATCCCTTCTTCTCTATGTGGATTTCAACGTTGCGACACACCTGTTTCAGTTTGGCGAGATGAAGGCGTGGATCCCGGCATACAATATCAATTATGCTCTAGGTATTGACGGAATCACTATTTTCTTAATCCTTCTGACCACATTTCTTACACCTCTATGCGTTCTCTCTGCTTGGTCCGCCATACAGACCAGGGTGAAGGAGTTCATGTTCTGCATTCTTATGATGGAGAGTGCCATGATCGGGGTCTTCTGCGCCTTGGATTTTATTCTTTTTTATGTGTTCTGGGAGGCTATGCTTATACCCATGTATCTTCTGATCGCCGTATGGGGCGGTCCGAGGAAAGATTATGCGTCTATTAAGTTTTTTATCTACACACTGTTTGGGAGCGTCTTTCTACTTGTTGCTATTATTGCTCTATATCTGAACAATCAGACATTCTCTATTCCTGCGGCGATGTCCGGGAACTATAGTTTTACGTTCCAGTTCTGGGTTTTTTTGGCTTTCGCTCTTGCATTTGCTATTAAAGTGCCTATGTTCCCATTTCACACTTGGTTGCCAGCAGCGCACACCGAGGCACCCACTGTGGGGAGTGTTTTTCTCGCTAGTGTTCTGCTCAAAATGGGGACCTACGGATTCCTGAGATTTTGCCTTCCTGTGACGCCGCAGGCGAGCGTATACTTTGCCCCTCTCATGATCGTTCTATCTGTTATAGGGATTATCTACGGAGGTTTGGTCTGTCTGAGTCAGACAGACATGAAGAAAATGATTGCATATTCAAGTGTGGCCCATATGGGGTTTGCCACGCTTGGCATATTCGCCTTTACGCTTTTCGGGTTTGAGGGAGCCCTTCTCCAGATGCTGAATCATGGTGTAACCACAGGCGGACTTTTTCTGTGTGTCGGCATTATCTATGAGAGGACACATAGTCGCGAGATATTTGACAATGCCGGGTTAGGTAAGATCATGCCAGTATATACTGGTTTATTCGGTCTATTCGCAATCTCCGGCTTTGCGTTTCCCGGTACCAATAACTTTGTAGGGGAGCTTTATATATTGTTAGGAACGTTCCTGCAGCATAAAGTCGCGGGATTCTTCGCTGTTGTGGGGGCGATTTTGGCTGCGGCCTATATGCTCCGCCTGCTGAAGCAAATTGTGTGGGGCAGAGAGGATAAGAGGATAATTCC
Protein-coding sequences here:
- a CDS encoding NADH-quinone oxidoreductase subunit M yields the protein MDQILIMNHLDFPILSTTIFLPLVGACLLLFLRNDTVIKVTASVTGLINFVISLLLYVDFNVATHLFQFGEMKAWIPAYNINYALGIDGITIFLILLTTFLTPLCVLSAWSAIQTRVKEFMFCILMMESAMIGVFCALDFILFYVFWEAMLIPMYLLIAVWGGPRKDYASIKFFIYTLFGSVFLLVAIIALYLNNQTFSIPAAMSGNYSFTFQFWVFLAFALAFAIKVPMFPFHTWLPAAHTEAPTVGSVFLASVLLKMGTYGFLRFCLPVTPQASVYFAPLMIVLSVIGIIYGGLVCLSQTDMKKMIAYSSVAHMGFATLGIFAFTLFGFEGALLQMLNHGVTTGGLFLCVGIIYERTHSREIFDNAGLGKIMPVYTGLFGLFAISGFAFPGTNNFVGELYILLGTFLQHKVAGFFAVVGAILAAAYMLRLLKQIVWGREDKRIIPDMNAREIIYLVPLAVFVIWMGLFPRPFVLTVEKTLMHLSSQLQTYLH
- a CDS encoding Na(+)/H(+) antiporter subunit D, whose translation is MDKWIHPAIFFFIGSLLLPFFKGKAKKGLALLIPILSIIDVAMMREGMYGVCRFLNTDILIGRVDKLSLIFAWVFTIMAFLGALYGLHRKEDGHYIAGSFYIGGSLGAIFAGDYLTLFVFWEVMAFSSVFLVWYRRVQRSVDAGYRYLLVHVFGGLCFFMGMMLYYSKTGNFVFTRILPDHAGVAEYLILAGFCLNAAVIPLHAWLPDAYPESTVEGAVLMCAFTTKTAVYVLARGFPGFEVLAIMGTAMTVYGVFYAVIENDIRRVLAYHIVSQVGYMVAGVGIGTDLALNGACAHAFAHILYKALLFMGAGSVLYMTGTAKLSKLGGLYKYMPLTMIFYIVGAISISGFPFFSGFVSKSMITASAHETGRLWLFTFMNLAGIGTFLSVGLKVTYFAFFAKEAPIKAKEPPKNMLWAMGLTSALCFIIGIYPDSLYALLPYNAEYHPYTSHHFAEMLQILSFTGLVFFLLVKKLSPEDKMNLDLDYFYRKGGKIFMWIDNKIIAPIDGFWGELYKTLALKALFGKAKASYGFDRHVIDGIVDGSALTVKTVGLVVRKLQTGKIQAYIGMALVIFFSIVWFITMGR